The Streptomyces aurantiacus genome includes a region encoding these proteins:
- a CDS encoding hemolysin family protein: MTEILLLLLALLLTLACAVFVAAEFSLTTVERGDLERAAEAGERGADGALKAVRRLTVQLSGAQLGITVTSLVIGMLAEPSLAVLLRGPLQAAGLGGAASTVATVLGVVVSTVALMVVGELVPKNWAISRPLAVAKVVAGPQRGFTAAFGPFIRHLNNTANRFVRRFGLEPAEELASARGPEELVALARHSAAQGALEADSAELFVRTLHLGDLTAENVMTPRVDVKALETHATAADAANLTHATGLSRFPVYRDSLDEVVGTVHIRDVLALEPGKRAVTPVTELATAPLLVPDSLPADRLLERMRASRTMAVVIDEYGGTAGVATVEDIVEEVVGQVRDEHDPIEAPDLLPAPVGEDGRAAWEADGSVRIDELAKIGLRAPDGPYETVAGMVATRLARIPAKGDVLDLDGWRLDVLDVEHHRADRVRITEPVKVPQQVLEESR; the protein is encoded by the coding sequence GTGACCGAGATCCTGCTGCTCCTGCTCGCCCTGCTCCTCACGCTGGCCTGCGCGGTGTTCGTCGCGGCCGAGTTCTCCCTGACCACCGTCGAGCGCGGTGATCTGGAGCGGGCCGCCGAGGCGGGCGAGCGGGGCGCCGACGGCGCCCTGAAGGCAGTGCGGCGGCTGACGGTCCAGCTGTCCGGCGCTCAGCTCGGTATCACCGTCACCTCGCTGGTGATCGGAATGCTCGCCGAGCCGTCCCTGGCCGTGCTGCTGCGCGGCCCGCTTCAGGCGGCCGGTCTTGGCGGCGCAGCCTCGACCGTGGCGACCGTGCTGGGCGTGGTGGTCTCCACCGTCGCCCTGATGGTGGTCGGTGAGCTGGTGCCGAAGAACTGGGCGATCTCCCGTCCGCTGGCCGTCGCCAAGGTGGTGGCCGGCCCGCAGCGCGGTTTCACGGCGGCGTTCGGCCCGTTCATCCGGCACCTCAACAACACCGCGAACCGTTTCGTGCGCCGCTTCGGTCTGGAGCCCGCCGAGGAGCTGGCGTCCGCACGCGGCCCGGAGGAGCTGGTCGCGCTGGCCCGGCACTCGGCCGCCCAGGGTGCGCTGGAGGCGGACTCCGCCGAGCTGTTCGTCCGCACGCTGCACCTGGGAGACCTGACCGCGGAGAACGTGATGACGCCGCGGGTGGACGTGAAGGCGCTGGAGACGCATGCCACGGCCGCCGACGCGGCCAACCTCACGCACGCGACGGGGCTGTCCCGTTTCCCGGTCTACCGCGACAGCCTGGACGAGGTCGTCGGCACGGTCCACATCCGCGACGTACTGGCCCTGGAGCCCGGCAAGCGGGCCGTCACGCCGGTCACCGAGCTGGCGACGGCTCCCCTGCTGGTGCCCGACAGCCTGCCCGCCGACCGCCTGCTGGAGCGGATGCGGGCGAGTCGCACGATGGCCGTCGTCATCGACGAGTACGGCGGCACGGCGGGCGTGGCGACGGTGGAGGACATCGTCGAGGAGGTGGTGGGGCAGGTGCGGGACGAGCACGACCCGATCGAGGCGCCCGATCTGCTGCCCGCCCCCGTGGGCGAGGACGGCCGGGCCGCGTGGGAGGCGGACGGCAGTGTGCGGATCGACGAGCTCGCCAAGATAGGTCTCCGGGCGCCGGACGGACCGTACGAGACGGTCGCCGGCATGGTCGCCACCCGCCTCGCCCGGATCCCGGCCAAGGGCGACGTGCTCGACCTGGACGGCTGGCGTCTCGACGTCCTCGACGTGGAGCACCACCGCGCGGACCGCGTCCGCATCACAGAACCGGTGAAGGTTCCACAGCAGGTCCTGGAGGAGTCCCGATGA
- a CDS encoding hemolysin family protein, with protein MTTLQLAIGALTLLTNAFFVGAEFALISVRRGQIEPHAQEGNKRAQMTVWGLEHISAMMATAQLGITVSSLVLGAVAEPAIAHLLEPAFEAAHIPHALVHPIAFVIALTVATYLHMLVGEMVPKNIALAAPAQTALVLGPPLVALTRALKPVIFGINAFANTLLKLLKVQPKDEVESVFTDDQLARMVLDSSQAGLLSPADGERLRDALELGTRPVGEILVPAQQMHTVEHTVTPAELERAAARAGYSRFPVTGPDKALLGYLHIKDTLGVTDRDEPFPRTALHPVTKVRIDTPLDDTLTALRADGSHLAAVTGETGTVLGFVTMEDVLTELVGPTPAAV; from the coding sequence ATGACCACTCTGCAACTGGCCATTGGCGCACTGACGCTGCTGACCAACGCGTTCTTCGTCGGCGCGGAGTTCGCCCTGATCTCCGTACGGCGCGGCCAGATCGAACCGCACGCCCAGGAGGGCAACAAGCGGGCCCAGATGACCGTGTGGGGCCTGGAGCACATCTCCGCGATGATGGCGACCGCCCAGCTCGGTATCACCGTCTCCTCGCTGGTCCTCGGCGCGGTCGCGGAACCGGCCATCGCACACCTGCTGGAGCCCGCCTTCGAGGCGGCGCACATCCCGCACGCCCTGGTGCACCCGATCGCCTTCGTGATCGCGCTCACCGTGGCGACGTACCTGCACATGCTGGTCGGCGAGATGGTCCCGAAGAACATCGCGCTCGCCGCGCCCGCGCAGACCGCGCTGGTTCTGGGACCGCCGCTGGTCGCCCTCACCCGCGCCCTCAAGCCGGTCATCTTCGGCATCAACGCCTTCGCCAACACCCTGCTGAAGCTCTTGAAGGTCCAACCGAAGGACGAGGTCGAATCGGTCTTCACCGACGACCAGCTCGCCCGCATGGTGCTCGACTCCAGCCAGGCCGGACTGCTCTCACCGGCCGACGGCGAGCGGCTGCGCGACGCGCTGGAACTGGGCACCCGCCCGGTCGGCGAGATCCTCGTCCCGGCCCAGCAGATGCACACCGTCGAGCACACGGTCACTCCGGCCGAACTGGAGCGGGCGGCCGCCCGGGCCGGGTACTCCCGCTTCCCCGTCACCGGCCCGGACAAGGCGCTGCTCGGCTACCTCCACATCAAGGACACCCTCGGTGTCACCGACCGTGACGAGCCCTTCCCGCGCACGGCCCTGCACCCCGTCACCAAGGTCCGCATCGACACACCGCTGGACGACACCCTCACCGCACTGCGGGCCGACGGCAGCCACCTGGCCGCGGTCACCGGCGAGACGGGCACCGTGCTCGGCTTCGTCACCATGGAGGACGTCCTGACCGAACTGGTCGGCCCGACACCGGCCGCCGTGTGA
- a CDS encoding alanine/glycine:cation symporter family protein: MSLDSITQTIDDAVSDFFEPVAKRVSEVVFYAVPVGDTELPLIVAWLVVAGLIFTTWFGLVQIRKFALATKVVRGKYDEEDSPGEVNHFQALTAAVSGTVGLGNIAGVAVAVSIGGPGATFWMILCGLLGMATKFVEVTLGVKYREHHADGTVSGGPMHYLPKGLAERFGNGGAKLGKVLAVLASIMILFFGLFGGNLLQANQSYAQIASTVGGEDGFMASSAGAVLFGLVVAALVGLVLLGGIRSIASVTSRLVPAMAGMYIVACLVVILTNVTAVPDAIQAIFKGAFEADGVTGGVIGALIVGFQRAAFSNEAGLGSAPIAHSAVKTKHPASEGLVALLEPFIDTVVICTMTALTIIIANPASWAEARAGESIGGVTITSDAFGTVLPWFPDVLTVAVLLFAFSTILTWGYYGLKAWTYLFGKSRTSEIIFKTIWSVFVILGSLLSLDSLISLADSALFLLSVFNIIGLYLLAPVVKRELASFTDFVRSRSVRNSADPGDKRGVTTA, encoded by the coding sequence ATGTCACTCGACTCCATCACGCAAACCATCGACGACGCCGTCAGCGATTTCTTCGAACCAGTAGCTAAGAGAGTCAGCGAGGTCGTCTTCTACGCCGTCCCTGTCGGTGACACCGAACTCCCGCTCATCGTCGCCTGGCTCGTCGTCGCGGGCCTGATCTTCACCACCTGGTTCGGACTCGTCCAGATACGCAAGTTCGCGCTCGCCACCAAGGTGGTGCGCGGCAAATACGACGAAGAGGATTCGCCCGGCGAGGTCAACCACTTCCAGGCGCTGACCGCCGCCGTCTCCGGCACCGTCGGCCTCGGCAACATCGCCGGCGTCGCCGTCGCCGTCTCCATCGGCGGCCCCGGGGCCACCTTCTGGATGATCCTGTGCGGCCTGCTCGGCATGGCAACCAAGTTCGTCGAGGTCACCCTCGGCGTGAAGTACCGCGAACACCACGCGGACGGCACCGTGTCCGGCGGTCCGATGCACTACCTGCCCAAGGGTCTCGCCGAGCGCTTCGGCAACGGCGGCGCCAAGCTCGGCAAGGTGCTCGCCGTCCTCGCCTCCATCATGATCCTCTTCTTCGGCTTGTTCGGCGGCAACCTGCTCCAGGCCAACCAGAGTTACGCGCAGATCGCCTCGACCGTCGGCGGCGAGGACGGCTTCATGGCCTCCTCCGCCGGTGCCGTCCTCTTCGGTCTGGTAGTCGCCGCACTGGTCGGCCTCGTGCTGCTCGGCGGCATCCGCTCCATCGCTTCGGTCACCAGCCGGCTGGTCCCGGCGATGGCCGGTATGTACATCGTGGCCTGTCTGGTCGTCATCCTGACGAACGTCACCGCGGTGCCCGACGCGATCCAGGCCATCTTCAAGGGCGCGTTCGAGGCCGACGGCGTCACGGGGGGTGTGATCGGTGCCCTGATCGTCGGCTTCCAGCGTGCCGCCTTCTCCAACGAGGCCGGTCTGGGCTCAGCCCCGATCGCCCACTCCGCGGTCAAGACCAAGCACCCGGCGAGCGAGGGTCTGGTCGCCCTGCTGGAGCCGTTTATCGACACAGTCGTCATCTGCACCATGACCGCGCTGACCATCATCATCGCCAACCCGGCCAGCTGGGCCGAGGCCCGTGCGGGCGAAAGCATCGGCGGAGTGACCATCACCTCCGACGCGTTCGGGACGGTGCTGCCCTGGTTCCCGGACGTGCTGACTGTCGCCGTGCTGCTCTTCGCCTTCTCCACGATCCTGACCTGGGGTTACTACGGCCTCAAGGCCTGGACGTACCTCTTCGGCAAGAGCAGGACCAGCGAGATCATCTTCAAGACCATCTGGAGCGTGTTCGTCATCCTGGGCTCCCTGCTCTCCCTCGACTCGCTGATCAGCCTGGCCGACTCGGCCCTCTTCCTGCTGTCGGTGTTCAACATCATCGGCCTCTACCTGCTGGCCCCCGTCGTCAAGCGGGAGCTCGCCTCCTTCACGGACTTCGTCCGGAGCCGGAGCGTCCGGAACTCCGCCGACCCCGGGGACAAGAGGGGCGTCACGACCGCCTGA
- a CDS encoding e9imm peptide, which yields MSRAEAAALVQRVMDAGCASDDKVAGWLDRLDRALACPSGHVSDLIFWPPERDLSADEVVEQALAYRPIVL from the coding sequence ATGAGCCGCGCGGAGGCAGCCGCGCTCGTGCAGCGCGTCATGGATGCGGGCTGCGCCTCCGACGACAAGGTGGCCGGCTGGCTGGACAGGCTCGACAGGGCCCTGGCATGCCCGTCGGGCCACGTCAGTGACTTGATCTTCTGGCCGCCGGAGCGGGACCTTTCGGCTGATGAGGTAGTCGAGCAGGCCCTGGCGTATCGGCCGATCGTTCTGTGA
- a CDS encoding DUF2180 family protein — MHCYDCLELGRTTVASGGCVVCGAALCREHTTEETKQIQQIQGMGQQVHPTRARRLLCGRCSKAEHDRSLT, encoded by the coding sequence ATGCACTGCTACGACTGCCTTGAGCTGGGCCGCACGACCGTGGCGAGCGGCGGCTGCGTGGTGTGCGGCGCTGCCCTCTGTCGCGAGCACACCACGGAAGAGACCAAGCAGATACAGCAGATCCAGGGCATGGGCCAGCAAGTGCATCCCACACGTGCCCGTCGCCTGCTCTGCGGCAGATGTTCCAAGGCCGAACACGACCGTTCTCTGACCTAG
- a CDS encoding glycoside hydrolase family 15 protein has product MAAAIEDYALLGDLQTAALVGRDGSIDWLCLPRFDSPACFAALLHNKDAGRWLLAPASGGPVTRRRYRDDTLILESEWHTADGDVRVVDCMPLRGDAADVVRLVEGLSGRVDMRMELALRLDYGQTVPWVRRVGPDLSAVAGPDAFWLHTPVELRGEEMTTVAEFTVHAGQRVPFVLTHKPSHLPRPEPVDVEKALVDTENFWTSWMSRCRYDGPWQQEVRRSLLLLKALTYEPTGGVLAAATTSLPEQIGGVRNWDYRYCWLRDAAFTLQALLGTGYVDEAAAWREWLLRAVAGDPGKLQIMYAVDGARRLPEHTLGWLSGYEGSAPVRIGNAAAGQLQLDVWGSVLDTLHLARETGLTPHDTAWDLQRALLDHLEGRWTEPDSGLWEVRGQQRHFVHSKVMAWVAADRAVDTVRRHGLSGPVARWRDLRDRIHAEVCAEGYNAERNTFTQFYGSRGLDAALLLLPRVGFLPWRDPRIRGTVEAVRRELCEDGLLLRYQPGADGGVDALPGTEGAFLACTFWLADALHGTGRPDEARALFEQLLSLRNDVGLLSEEYDPRARRQLGNTPQAFSLVGLVNTARFLSGVPTETAGHNKRQTPALHSGPHRRQP; this is encoded by the coding sequence ATGGCCGCAGCCATCGAGGACTACGCCCTGCTGGGCGATCTGCAGACCGCGGCCCTGGTGGGCCGCGATGGCTCCATTGATTGGCTCTGTCTGCCGAGGTTCGACTCACCGGCGTGTTTCGCCGCACTGCTGCACAACAAGGACGCCGGACGGTGGCTGTTGGCTCCCGCCTCCGGCGGCCCGGTCACCCGCCGCCGATATCGCGACGACACCCTGATTCTGGAAAGCGAGTGGCACACCGCCGACGGCGACGTGAGGGTGGTGGACTGCATGCCCCTGCGCGGTGACGCTGCGGACGTGGTGCGTCTTGTCGAGGGACTGTCCGGCCGGGTGGACATGCGCATGGAGCTGGCACTGCGACTCGACTACGGCCAGACAGTGCCCTGGGTGCGCCGCGTAGGGCCTGACCTGAGCGCGGTCGCCGGACCCGACGCATTCTGGTTGCACACCCCTGTCGAACTGCGCGGGGAGGAGATGACCACCGTCGCTGAATTCACCGTGCATGCCGGGCAACGTGTGCCGTTCGTGTTGACCCACAAGCCCTCCCACCTGCCCCGCCCGGAGCCCGTGGACGTCGAGAAGGCCCTCGTGGACACCGAGAATTTCTGGACGTCATGGATGTCACGGTGCCGGTACGACGGCCCTTGGCAGCAGGAGGTACGTCGCTCCCTGCTTCTGCTCAAGGCTCTTACCTACGAGCCCACGGGCGGAGTCCTGGCCGCGGCCACCACCTCCCTACCCGAGCAGATCGGCGGTGTACGCAACTGGGACTACCGATACTGCTGGCTGCGTGATGCCGCGTTCACCCTGCAAGCGCTGCTCGGCACCGGCTATGTTGACGAGGCCGCAGCCTGGCGCGAGTGGCTGCTGCGCGCGGTCGCCGGTGACCCGGGGAAGCTGCAGATCATGTACGCGGTGGACGGCGCACGCCGACTACCCGAGCACACGCTCGGCTGGCTGTCCGGCTACGAGGGATCCGCCCCGGTACGCATCGGCAACGCCGCCGCCGGCCAACTCCAACTGGACGTCTGGGGATCAGTGCTCGACACACTGCACCTGGCCCGCGAAACCGGTCTCACCCCGCACGACACAGCCTGGGACCTGCAGCGTGCTCTGTTGGACCACCTCGAAGGCCGATGGACGGAGCCGGACAGTGGACTGTGGGAGGTACGCGGGCAGCAGCGCCATTTCGTCCACTCCAAAGTCATGGCCTGGGTCGCTGCCGACCGCGCCGTGGACACCGTGCGCCGTCACGGTCTGTCCGGACCAGTGGCCCGCTGGCGAGATCTACGCGACCGAATCCACGCCGAGGTGTGCGCCGAGGGCTACAACGCCGAGCGCAACACCTTCACTCAGTTCTACGGCTCCCGCGGGCTGGACGCCGCCCTGCTGCTTCTGCCCAGGGTCGGCTTCCTGCCCTGGCGGGACCCTCGGATACGGGGAACAGTGGAGGCCGTGCGACGGGAGCTGTGCGAAGACGGCCTTCTTCTGCGATATCAGCCCGGCGCCGACGGTGGCGTCGATGCCCTGCCGGGAACCGAAGGCGCTTTCCTGGCCTGTACATTTTGGCTCGCCGACGCACTCCACGGCACCGGCCGTCCAGACGAGGCGCGCGCCCTCTTTGAGCAACTACTATCCCTGCGTAACGACGTCGGCCTCCTCAGCGAGGAATACGACCCCAGGGCCCGTCGCCAGTTGGGGAACACGCCCCAGGCATTCAGCCTGGTCGGACTGGTCAACACCGCCCGTTTCCTGAGCGGCGTACCTACGGAGACCGCAGGACACAACAAAAGGCAGACCCCGGCCCTGCACTCCGGACCACACCGCCGCCAACCCTGA
- a CDS encoding NfeD family protein: protein MDLWLIWLIIAAVLAVAEIFTLTAALGMLSAAALVTAGFAAVGLPLPLQLLVFTIVATVTVLFVRPVALRHVLQPQVARFGIDALVGKAAYVVAEVTGRDGRVRIDGEEWTARAYDETLVIPQGTTVDVMEISGTTAIVYPRD from the coding sequence ATGGATCTATGGCTGATCTGGTTGATCATCGCTGCGGTGTTGGCCGTGGCGGAGATTTTCACCCTCACCGCTGCGCTGGGAATGCTGAGTGCGGCGGCGTTGGTTACGGCAGGCTTTGCTGCGGTCGGGCTGCCGCTGCCCTTGCAGCTCCTGGTGTTCACCATCGTTGCCACAGTGACGGTGCTGTTCGTGCGTCCCGTCGCGCTGCGCCACGTACTTCAGCCGCAAGTGGCGCGATTCGGCATCGATGCGCTGGTCGGAAAGGCTGCCTATGTCGTCGCGGAGGTAACGGGTCGAGACGGCAGAGTCCGGATCGACGGCGAGGAGTGGACGGCTCGCGCCTACGACGAGACGCTGGTGATACCTCAGGGAACGACTGTCGATGTCATGGAGATCAGTGGCACCACCGCGATCGTCTACCCCCGGGACTGA
- a CDS encoding SPFH domain-containing protein, which yields METSAFLIAGLIIALIAVFTVVRTVRIVPQARARNVERLGRYHRTLKPGLSLVIPYIDRVHPVIDLREQVVSFKPQPVITEDNLVVEIDTVLYFQVTDPRAAFYEIANFLQAVEQLTVTTLRNVVGSMDLEKTLTSRDTINSQLRGVLDEATGKWGLRVNRVEIKAIDPPQSIKDAMQKQMRAERDKRAAILGAEGQRQSQILTAEGDKQAAVLRAEGNRTAAILQAEGQSRAIDEVFQAVHRNDPDPKLLAYQYLQTLPQLAQGTGNNFWVIPSEITSALQGVSRAFTEVLPQSPATREKPSDDMAAEAANDKAQAAEAAAAALADAAKAEGVTPDSLPSHPPR from the coding sequence ATGGAAACCTCGGCGTTTCTCATTGCCGGCCTGATCATCGCTCTCATCGCGGTTTTCACTGTGGTGCGTACGGTACGCATCGTGCCCCAGGCGCGCGCCCGTAACGTTGAGCGGCTCGGTCGCTATCACCGGACGTTGAAACCCGGGCTCAGTCTCGTCATCCCCTACATTGACCGTGTTCATCCGGTGATCGACCTGAGGGAACAGGTCGTCTCCTTCAAGCCGCAGCCGGTCATTACCGAAGACAATCTGGTCGTCGAGATCGATACCGTCCTGTACTTCCAGGTCACCGACCCGCGAGCGGCTTTCTACGAGATCGCGAACTTCCTTCAGGCGGTCGAGCAACTCACCGTCACCACCCTGCGCAACGTCGTGGGATCCATGGACCTGGAAAAGACCCTCACCTCACGGGACACCATCAACAGTCAGCTGCGCGGTGTGCTGGACGAGGCCACCGGCAAGTGGGGGCTGAGGGTCAACCGGGTGGAGATCAAGGCCATCGACCCTCCGCAGTCCATCAAGGACGCGATGCAGAAGCAGATGCGAGCCGAGCGGGACAAGCGGGCCGCGATTCTCGGGGCCGAGGGGCAGCGCCAGTCGCAGATCCTCACCGCCGAAGGCGACAAGCAGGCTGCTGTCCTGCGCGCGGAGGGTAACCGGACCGCTGCGATCCTCCAGGCCGAAGGCCAGTCCCGGGCCATCGACGAGGTGTTCCAGGCCGTGCATCGCAACGACCCGGATCCCAAGCTGCTCGCCTACCAGTACCTCCAGACGCTGCCCCAGCTCGCGCAAGGTACGGGCAATAATTTCTGGGTGATCCCCAGCGAGATCACCTCCGCGCTCCAGGGCGTGTCCAGGGCCTTCACCGAGGTGCTGCCGCAGTCGCCGGCCACCCGCGAGAAGCCCTCGGACGATATGGCTGCCGAGGCCGCCAACGACAAGGCTCAGGCCGCGGAAGCCGCCGCCGCCGCCCTCGCCGACGCAGCCAAGGCCGAGGGCGTCACCCCCGATTCCCTCCCGTCACACCCACCTCGCTGA
- a CDS encoding PP2C family protein-serine/threonine phosphatase, with amino-acid sequence MTDRKPSSNWTVLSCMPAAVMAVVAGVDVVAGPGVGLLPLVSLGPAFSGLIGGWRRTAGTGVVALLLCVGLGFYNGQFDESRGFAALGSVAGVTGVGIAAAVMRSRREAELASVRTIAEVAQRVLLRPVPLTAGPLQAAVSYTSAVAEARIGGDLYEVVASPHGIRVIVGDVQGKGLAAVEMAAVVLGAFREAAHDEPDLVGLGERLERSVARELDGEKFVTAILAEIGVRHEVVLLNYGHPAPMVVRRDGTVDFPQPSAHALPLGLGAHGGEDPKPYRVGFAPGEQLLLYTDGVTEARGDDDRFYPVGERAHLLKDPDVHRALEALRADLAQHADGPPHDDAVMLLLRYHGHEEGKSTPIP; translated from the coding sequence ATGACCGACCGGAAGCCGTCATCGAACTGGACGGTACTGTCCTGCATGCCGGCCGCGGTGATGGCGGTGGTGGCGGGTGTGGACGTGGTCGCCGGGCCCGGAGTGGGACTGTTGCCGCTGGTGTCGCTCGGACCGGCCTTCTCGGGGCTGATCGGAGGATGGCGCCGCACAGCAGGGACTGGTGTGGTGGCGCTGCTGCTGTGTGTGGGGCTCGGCTTCTACAACGGGCAGTTCGACGAGAGCAGAGGCTTCGCGGCCCTCGGGTCGGTGGCGGGTGTGACCGGCGTGGGGATCGCTGCGGCCGTGATGCGTTCGCGCCGGGAGGCGGAGCTGGCCAGCGTGCGGACGATCGCCGAGGTAGCCCAGCGGGTGCTGTTGCGGCCGGTGCCGTTGACCGCGGGTCCGCTGCAGGCGGCGGTGTCGTACACCTCGGCGGTCGCGGAGGCGCGTATCGGCGGGGATCTGTACGAGGTGGTGGCCTCGCCGCACGGTATCCGGGTGATCGTGGGTGATGTGCAGGGCAAGGGCTTGGCCGCGGTGGAGATGGCCGCCGTGGTGCTCGGCGCGTTCCGGGAGGCGGCGCACGACGAGCCGGACCTGGTCGGGCTCGGCGAGCGCCTGGAGCGGAGCGTGGCCCGGGAGCTGGATGGTGAGAAGTTCGTCACCGCGATCCTCGCCGAGATCGGCGTACGCCATGAGGTCGTCTTGCTCAACTACGGTCATCCGGCACCGATGGTTGTACGCCGGGACGGCACCGTCGACTTCCCGCAGCCGTCTGCCCACGCCCTTCCGCTGGGGCTGGGCGCACATGGTGGCGAGGACCCGAAGCCCTATCGGGTGGGCTTTGCTCCTGGTGAGCAGCTCCTGCTGTACACCGACGGCGTCACAGAGGCTCGCGGGGATGACGACCGCTTCTATCCCGTCGGGGAACGCGCGCACCTGCTGAAGGACCCCGACGTGCACCGTGCCCTGGAGGCACTGCGCGCAGACCTGGCCCAGCACGCCGACGGCCCGCCCCACGACGACGCTGTGATGCTCCTGCTCCGGTATCACGGTCATGAGGAAGGAAAATCTACCCCCATCCCGTGA
- a CDS encoding MarR family winged helix-turn-helix transcriptional regulator, translating into MAERETPVGAMDDVRTVSRAVLTATRLLVAVSARSLAAVEEGVTLPQFRMLVVLATRGATKLVTLADLLQVAPSTAMRMVDRLIAAGLADRQTNPANRRETLLQLTDEGRRTVEDVTARRHAEIADIVERLTPTQRLALVEALAAFNEAGGEPPAMTLEDVEPYPLGWAVDLPVARDA; encoded by the coding sequence ATGGCAGAGCGCGAGACCCCCGTGGGGGCCATGGACGATGTTCGCACGGTGAGCCGTGCGGTGCTGACCGCAACCCGGCTGCTCGTAGCGGTTTCCGCGCGCTCTCTCGCCGCGGTTGAGGAGGGTGTGACGCTGCCGCAGTTCCGGATGCTGGTGGTGCTGGCCACGCGCGGCGCCACCAAGCTGGTCACGCTGGCCGACCTGCTTCAGGTGGCGCCGTCCACCGCGATGCGGATGGTCGACCGGCTGATCGCGGCCGGGCTCGCCGACCGGCAGACCAACCCAGCCAACCGTCGTGAGACCCTGCTGCAGCTGACGGACGAGGGGCGGCGCACGGTCGAGGACGTCACCGCCCGGCGCCACGCCGAGATCGCCGACATTGTGGAACGGCTGACCCCGACTCAGCGCCTGGCACTCGTCGAGGCCCTTGCCGCCTTCAACGAGGCTGGGGGAGAGCCACCCGCGATGACGCTGGAAGACGTGGAGCCGTACCCGCTGGGCTGGGCGGTGGATCTCCCAGTGGCCCGCGACGCCTGA
- a CDS encoding Rv1733c family protein, translated as MAASRQTTMRSWRWRRNPLRRRSDVIEAWVVLAGWILALMSGLIAGLGAANAVERAADRQRAERRTVSAVLAEDAEDKVPARAMSDQRVWASVHWTAPDGSMRTDEARVPPATPAGTRVNVWIDRSGNPTAKPPTSGEEQLHTAFGGLLAAAGTGGVVLGFTWGARLGLDRWRMAQWAAEWERIDTQWGRRTG; from the coding sequence ATGGCAGCGTCACGGCAGACCACCATGCGCTCGTGGCGGTGGCGGCGCAATCCGCTCAGGCGGCGCAGCGACGTCATCGAAGCCTGGGTCGTGCTCGCCGGGTGGATCCTCGCCCTGATGAGCGGTCTCATCGCGGGTCTGGGGGCGGCGAACGCGGTCGAAAGGGCCGCCGACCGGCAGCGGGCAGAGCGCCGCACAGTCTCGGCCGTCCTCGCCGAAGACGCGGAGGACAAAGTGCCGGCCCGAGCGATGAGCGACCAGCGGGTGTGGGCCAGCGTCCACTGGACCGCACCGGACGGATCGATGCGTACGGACGAGGCCAGGGTGCCGCCCGCCACACCGGCCGGAACCCGGGTCAACGTGTGGATCGACAGGAGCGGCAACCCCACCGCCAAGCCCCCGACCAGCGGCGAAGAGCAGCTCCACACGGCCTTCGGAGGCCTGCTGGCCGCGGCCGGCACGGGCGGGGTGGTGCTGGGCTTCACCTGGGGTGCCCGCCTGGGGCTGGACCGATGGCGTATGGCGCAGTGGGCCGCAGAGTGGGAGCGGATCGACACCCAGTGGGGGCGGAGGACGGGCTGA